The DNA region AAGCTATAAAGGACAGTGGCATTCCAAGAGAAGAGATCTTTTTAACCAGTAAATTATGGAATGAGGACCACGGCTATGAAGCAACCCTTAGAGCCTTTGAGGAAAGTCTAAAACGTTTGGATACCGATTATTTGGATTTGTATCTGATTCACTGGCCGAACCCGCCTAAGTTTAGGGACAGGTGGCAAGAAGTCAATTCAGAAACATGGAAGGCCATGGAAGAACTCTATGAAGCCGGAAAAATTAAAGCTATCGGTGTCAGTAACTTCAGAACCCATCATCTCAAAGCCATTATGGATCATGCAAAGATAGTACCTATGGTGAATCAGATTCGATTGTGTCCGGGAGATCTTCAGGAAGAGACGGTTGATTTTTGTAGAGAACATGACATATTACTGGAAGCTTATAGTCCTTTAGGTACCGGCAAAGTATTTGATGTACCTGAGATGCAGTTTTTTGAACAAAAATATGGTAAAAGTATTGCTCAAATTTGTCTGAGATGGAGTTTGGAAAGAGGTTATTTGCCCCTTCCAAAATCAGTGACGCCTTCTAGAATTGAAGCCAATGCGGATATATTTGATTTTGAGCTTGAGGAAAGAGACGTTGAAGATATCGCTAATTTGACTGGGGCTTGCGGTTTTGGCGGCGATCCGGATTTAAAAACTTTTTAGATAAATATACTCTTTGTTAGGAATGACGGATATGGAAAACTTGGACAATAAAGTTCTATTTGCCAAAAAAGGCATAAAAAATACAAAACAAAGAAATATGACCTATAATATATTGATGCAAGAAAACCTACCGGTGACAGCTGAACTCATTTTTTTGAAGCTCAAAGAAGCAGACGAAAAAATCAGCTTATCTACAGTGTATCGGATTCTTGAGGTATTTATATCAAAAGGTCTGGTTATTAAAAGAAATTTATCTGAAGACAACATGGCTGTTTTTGAGATTAACAATATGGAGCATAAGCACCATTTAATATGTTACTGTTGTAAGAAAATGCAAGTCATAAAAGGTTGTCCTCTAGGTGCCTATGAAAAAATCTTACAGGAACAAACGGATTATGATATATCTGGTCATCGTTTGGAGATATATGGTTATTGTCCGGATTGTAAAGAAAAAAAATAAAGCACAAAGAAAAAGCCCGTACGCTGGTTTTGATCCATGTACGGGTTTTGTTTTAAGGTGAAAGGGTATTTGTTATTATGAGAAGAAAAAGAAAGATGCTTAAAAGACCAGGAAAGATGAAAAAAGCCATAAGTAGTTTGATGGTTATGTTATGTGTAACCCTTGTAGCAAGTGCGGGTATTAATTTATATATGATCAAGAGATATGATAACAGAATCTTAGATGCCGATACTATAGAGCAAGTACAAAGTGATTGTATTCTTGTACTGGGTGCTGGAGTCTGGCAAGGCAATCGTCCGAGCCCTATGTTAGAAGACCGTCTTAATCAAGGGATTGAACTATACGTGTCAGGTGTTTCCAACCGTTTGTTAATGAGCGGAGATCATGGTCGTAAAGACTATGATGAGGTTAATGTTATGAAAGCATACGCTAAAGATGCCGGTATAGAAAGTGACCACATTTTTATGGATCATGCTGGATTTTCTACTTATGAGTCCATGGTACGCGCCAATCAAGTGTTTGAAGTGGAAAAAGTGGTTATCGTAACTCAGAAATACCATCTCTATAGAGCATTGTATATGGCCAATGAGCTTGGTATGGACGCCTATGGCGTTGCCTCTAATCCAAGGGACTATTATGGACAAAGTGGAAGAGAATTTCGGGAGTATTTGGCTAGAGTTAAAGATTTTTTCTATGTTATAGCGAGGCCGAAGCCAACATACTTGGGAGAGGTTATATCCATAAAGGGAAGAGGGAGATTGACAGATGACTAAAAAAACTACAAGAGACATTATTATTCAAACTTTATCAGTAGCGGTGGTTGCCTTCGTATTTCAATTAATATGGGAGTATAGTCAGTGTGGGCCTTTTTATATTATGGATGATGACTTAGCGGGCCATACAAGGCTCATGATTAGCGCTACGGTAGGTGATATGAACATGAGTCTATTATTGCTCTGGATGCTTATGTTCATAAATAAGGATGTGAATTGGTTAATAGGCAAATGGCATAGACATGATTATATCATTATGGTATTTTACGCTTTATTTATAAGCTTCTTTTTCGAGATCCATGCATTACACACTGGTCGTTGGGGATACAATCCGGATACCATGCCAATTATACCTGGGACACCGATTGGTTGGTTACCGGTCATACAGCTTTTAATACTTTTTCCTATTATATTTATGGTGAGCCGTAAAGTATACATTCAACTAACAAAAGGGCGATGATTCGATAATTATTGGTGTCTTTTATGATAAAAAACGGCTAATTGGGTTCGGTCTCTTAGACTAAGCTTATCAAGGATGATGCTGATGTAGTTCCGGACGGTACCTTCACCAAGACAAATAAGATCGGCAATCTCTTTGTTGGATAGACCTTCAGCAACATGAGTCATGATGAGGTGTTCTTTTTCACTTAGTTCCAAATCAGCAAAGCCATCTTTGGAAGCATCATTTAGAAGAGATGGGATTTTTGTAATAATTTCATCGCCAAAAACTCTTTGACCGGCATAAACGGTTTTAAGAGAAGGTATGATGCTTTCAAAATTTTGTTTTAGTAGATAACCTTTTGCACCTATTTTCAGGGCTTGGATGATATATACATCATCGGAAAAGGTGGTCAAAAATAAAATCTTAGCTTCCGGATGACGTTCTAAGATGATTTTTGCCGCATCAATACCGTTCATTTCATCCATTCGGATGTCAATTAACAGAATATCAGGTTGAAGTTCTTCGAATAAGTCGATAGCCTGAATGCCGTTGTTGCCGATACCTTCAACACGGATATTCGGATCAGATTCTATGATGGTTTTTAGAGAAGCTGTAACCAAAAAGTCATCATCTACAACAATTATTCTCATATTATTTCCTTTCAGAGTAAAATTCCATACGCTATATTTTAGGCAATGAAACAAATACCTCAAATCCATTTTGTGTTCTTATTTGTATGTGTCCTTTTAGTATTTCTACCCTTTGAGTCATGTTTTTTAGACCAATGCCATGATCTGGATTATAATCGGCTACATGACCATTATCATGGATAATTAACTGATACATGCTGGGATGCTCCCTGAGTAGGAGGGTTACTTCTGTGGCTTGCGCATGTTTTATTATATTGGATAGTGCCTCCTTAACAATGGATATGATGGCATAACTTTGCTTCTGGTTGGGGGGTTCTAGAATGGTGTTGTAATAAACCACTTTACAGAAAGCAAAGTGGTCAATGACCTCAGTAAGTTGTGCATCTAGATCAATAGCATGATCATAAAGGTTATGAATACTATCACGGATATTATTCATACCAAGGTTCAAGGTTTTTTTTAACCCGTCCAGTCGTATTAATTGATCCGGATCCTTACAGGTAGCCATAAGTGCACCGATTTGTAGTAATGCTGAGGAGAGTTGATGTCCAACATGATCATGTATTTCTCTTGCGATGCGATTTCTTTCGTTTAGTGTTGCAATATGGATTTCGTGATCTTGTTTATCAATGAGGTCTTGATTTTGTTGTTCCAACTTCAGGGACAGCTCTTTTGTTGTATCCAAAAGATGAAAATACCTTGCTTTATAACCGAGGATGTCTTTGCTTTTCAATCGAATGAATACAGCCAACATAATAACAATAAAGATCAGAAAAGCCTCAATTAAGCTATGATTAAGAAAAAAATCTGAGAGAGGCAACAATGGTAAAGCATAGAGATAACGTAGAGGTTCGTCCATCAAATCATAGATGATCAGTGGGATAAAAAATATAAGATCTTTATAAAAAAAGCAAATAACGATAAAGAATACATACAAAAAATAGCGCAAAAAGGGCTTATGTTCAAAAACCATTAGGAAGCTGGTGATAGCAACTGCTATAAGCAAGGGTATGACACTTAACTCAGATGTTTTCATAGCTTGGTAAATGACGGTACAGCAAATGAAAAGAACAATCTTATCCATATAGTCGAAATGGTTTCTCATGGCCTTCTCCTTCTTTACGTAGATGCGTTCGTAACTATATATTTTAGTAATAGTTCAACTATATAGTTTTGAGTTCTTTAGCTTCATTATACCCATAAATATGACATTTGTCATAAAAAGTTGTGAGTGTGTTCACTTACGTGATGGTTATGAGAGGTCTATAATGAAGTCATGGTCAATACTATGTTATATGAATACGATTAATGGAGGTTATTATGATTGTACATGTAGAAAATTTGGTAAAAAGATATGGGGAATTAACGGCAATTGATCATCTTTCTATGGATGTGAGACAAGGTGAGATATTTGGTTTATTGGGACCCAATGGTTCAGGGAAAACAACAGCGATTAACTGTATCCTTTCTTTATTAAAATATGATAAAGGCATTATAGAGATTTTTGATAAACCTATGACACCCTATGCTTATGATATAAAAAAAGATATAGGTATTGTCATGCAGAATGTTGCTGTTTTTGAAGAGCTTACTGTTTATGAGAACATTGATTATTTTTGTGGTCTATATATTACAGATAAAATACAAAAAGACGCCTATGTAAAAGAAGCCATAGAATTTGTTGGTCTTGTTGACTTCGTTAAGTTTTATCCCAAAAAGCTAAGTGGTGGTTTACTTAGACGATTAAATATTGCCTGTGGCATCGCCCATAAGCCAAAATTGATTATATTAGACGAACCAACGGTTGCCGTAGACCCTCAAAGTCGCAATAAGATATTGGAAGGCATCGTAGCATTAAACCGTCAAGGGGCAACAATTATCTACACTTCTCATTATATGGAAGAAGTTGAACAAATTTGTTCAAGAATCATGATTCTTGATAAAGGAAGAATTATTGCAGAAGGTACAAAAGAAGAGTTAAAAAATATGATATCTCTTGGTGAAAAGATATTCGTTGAAGTATTTGGCTTAAGTGATGCACATATTAAAGATATTGAATTATTGCCAAATATCACTTCTGCAACCTATCAAGATCATACTTTGTATATAAAGTCACATAAAGGTAAGAATAACCTAGAAAATATATTGGATTATATTCGTAAAAATGGCATTAATTTTGGAACTATTTATTCAGAGAAGCCTACACTCAATGATGTCTTTTTAGAAATCACAGGTAAAGAGCTAAGAGACTAGGAGGTCACTATGTTTATTCATATATTTAAGTATAGGTTCAAGTCACTGATTAGAAATAAGTCTATGATTTTTTGGACTATGATTTTCCCATTATTATTAGCAACTTTCTTTAGCCTAGCGTTTAGTGGGCTTAATGATCATGAAAGGTTCAATACCATCAATATTGGTATTATCGATGATGATAATTATCAAAATGATTATGCTTTTCAGGCATTGATTCAATCCTTGTCACAAGATGAGGAACCAATGTTTGCAGCGTTTCTTATGAAGGAAAGTGAAGCAAAGGAAAAACTGGTCTCAAGTCAGATTGATGGTTATATACACGTTGGTAGTCCTATGACCTTAACCGTCCACCAAAGAGGATTCAATCAAAGTGTTATTAAGCTATTTCTAGATCAATACAGTCAGACCTATTCTGCCGTTATAAACATTATAGAAGGGGATGTGACGGCTGTCCATGGTTTGGTAAATTCACTAGAAGAAGGAACGGAATATACCAAAGAATTCCAACTTAGTAAAGCAAATCCTGACAATACACTGATGTATTTTTACGCACTTATTGCTATGAGTTGTCTATATGGTTCATTTTTTGGGCTAAGAGAAGTCATTGATATTCAGGCAGATCAATCCGCCCATGCAGCCAGAGTCAATCTATCACCGGTACATAAACTTAAAGCATTTATCTATAGTGGGGCATCTTCCGTACTGATTCATACAACAGAGTTGATGATTCTCCTTGCCTATCTACATTTTGGGTTGGGTATTGATTTTGGTCATCAATATGGTTTTGTCCTCTTTACAACATTTATAGGTAGTGTCGTTGGCATTACCATGGGCGCTTTAATTGGTGTGGTTGTGAAAGGTGGCGAAGGTATTAAAACCGCTATATGTATTGGTGTCAGTATGCTAGGCTCATTTCTTGGAGGAATGATGTATGGTGACATGAAGTACATCATTGATCAAAATGTACCAATCATAGGTAGGCTAAACCCGGTCAATGTACTGGCAGATGCCTTCTATGCTTTATATTATTATGATGACTATGAGCGATACAGTATGAACATTCTAAATCTCATAATCTTCATCCTTGTATTTTCTATGATTGCCTATACGATTATTAGGAGGGAAAAATATGCCAGTATTTAAACTATGTCTTAAGATATTCAAAAAAAAATTACCGGTCATGATGATTTATGTAGGTCTTTTCCTAGGTATATCTCTTCTTATAGCCAGTGCAACAAGAACGGAACGAGAAAAAGGTTTCGTTCAATCGAAGACCAACATTGCCATTATCAATTATGATCAAACGCCTTTAGTGACAGGATTAATCAACAGCTTAGAAGAAATAGCAAATATTGTACCCTTAGAAGATGCGTCAAGTGCATTACAAGATGCTTTGTATTTTAGAAAAGTAACCTATATACTTAGAATACCGGAAGATTTCACTGAGAAGTTTTTAAAGGGTGATGAGGTTTGGATTGAAAAAACAAGTATTCCAAATTCGGTGGATGCGGTATATGTTGATCTACAGGTCAATCAATATCTAAGAATAGCTGAGTTGTACAAGTCACAGTCTCATATAGATCATGCTACAATTGCTGACTACATCAAAAAAGATATGGAAATAGAAACAAAGGTTAATTTTAATGGTGGCGAAGAAGTCAAACAAGATCAAAGCTATGCCATGTATTACTATAACTATCTAGCATATTCACTTTTTTCTATACTTATATTAGGCATATCTACGATTATGTTGGTTTTTAATAATCAAGACCTTAGACGGCGTAATGCATGTTCACCTGTAACGGCGGGTAGCTCTAGTTTTCAGTTTGTTTTGGCAAATGGTGTATTTGCTGTAATATGCTGGGCCATTATGGTCGGGTTTTGCATTCTATTTGATTATAAAAACAGTAATACGACCAATACACTGTTATTTCTTATTAATTCCTTTGTCTTTACCTTATGTGCTGTGAGCATCAGTTTCTTAGTGGGGAATTTGGTCAAAAATCAAGAGGGCATATCAGCACTTACAAATGTCATTGCCTTAGGTCCTAGTTTTATTAGTGGCGTGTTTGTTCCTCAAGAGTTTCTCGGGGAGAATGTTCTGAAGATTGCTAGTTTTACACCAACTTACTGGTATGTTAAAGCGAATAGTACCATTGCGAATCTAAACAGCTTTGATCTGGCAAGTTTAAGAGAAACCATGGGGTACACGGGCGTAGTTTTAGGATTCGCCATTGCTTTTCTTTCTTTGGCTTTAGTTGTGGGCAAAAAGAAACAATTAAGCCAAGAAGCCTAATTGTTATGGTAGGTAGTATTATTTCACTCGATTACGTCCTTCAGCTTTTGATTGGTATAGACGTTGATCTGCTAACTCAACCAATTCTGTAGCGGATTTGGCTTCTTGTGAGCTTGCAACACCAAAGCTGACATGTATATGGAAAGTGAGGCTTTCAGTTTCTATAGGGGTAGTTGCAATAAGCTTCCTTAATGTATCTGCCACATGTTGACCTGCATCTAAGGGTGTATCCGGTAGGATAATGGCAAATTCATCACCACCATATCGAAAACAGGTGTCGGTGATCCGAGTTGTATTTTTAAGCGTTTCTCCAATAGTTCTAATTACAATATCGCCAACCAGATGACCATAAGAATCATTAATCACCTTAAAATGGTCGATATCCAGAAGCAGAATCGTAAAGACATTTTTGTCAGGAGCATGTCTACGACGAGATATTTGGGCTAAAGCCATGTTCAATGATTCATAAAAATGGCGATGATTAAAGAGACCGGATAAGCCATCGCGCATAGATAAGAATTCCAAGCGTTGATTGGCTTCTTGAAGTTGTTTGTTGAGTAAAGTGAGCTGTTCTTGAGCAACTTTAAGATCCGTAATATCTTTAGAAGTACCCCAGGTGCCTATGATGTTTCCCTCTTCATCAAGGAGAGGGTACTTTGATGCCAGGAACCAAGTAATGGCACCATCGGATTGCACCCACTTTTCAACATGACCAATCATAGGTTTTCCGGTTTGAATAATGCGCTGTTCATCATCATAAGCTGCCTTTGCAAAAGAATAAGGGAAGTAATCAAAATCATCCTTACCAACCATATCAGCGGGATTAGATTCATGTTGCTGTATCGCATGTGCTTTACTATTTAAGATGAACTTAGATTCTAGATTTTTAAAATAAATGGTATCTTCTGAATTGTTTAAGATGGTCCTTATAACGAGACCTTCAGGTAAACTCAAGGGTTGCCGATTGTTGTGTTTAGTTGAATTGTGTTCATGGTGACCAATTGACATAATGTCCTCCTTGATTTTTAGCATCTTACAGGAAATTTGTGCAAGATTTATGTAAATATATTTAAATTATAACATTTTATCATCATGTTTGCCAATAACAATATCATAAATGAGATTTTTATTTGAGGTGATGAATTTGAACAAAAATATACAAATTTATGAAAAATATCTAGAAGAAAAAATGAATCAAAAGACTTTATCCAAGCAGGATTTATTGAATCATAGAGCGCAAATCGCCTATCTACAACATGAAAGGTATATTCATTTATTGGTCACATGTGTGGTTTCAATTATACTCTTTATGATCTTGATGGTGTGTCTATATTATGACAGCATATTACTGAATCTGTTACTTATTATTTTTGTTGTGCTGGACGCTTTTTATGTACGCCATTATTATGTTTTAGAAAACACCATACAACGTTGGTATAAGGTCGAAATTGATATTATAACACTTATAAACAACCTGAAATAGCATCATAAAAAAGAAAGCATCTGCCATTCGTAAAACGACGGGTAGATGCTTTCTTCTATAACATATAAACCTGAACTATATTTTAAGGTTTTCTTTATATCTTCTATAAGTAAGCAAGACAACTATTTTGAATACAGTCGTAACCACATAACTAATGAACAGTGTTGCTAGAGTAGCACCTAACAATCCAAAAAGCCCGGGAAGGTAGGCAGTTAATTGGAGCTGAATGAAGAAGACCAAAATCATAAGCCAAAAGTACTTTTTACCAAATCTTAAGTTCATCGCGACGCTTGAAAAGCCACTCATGGGATGATCTTCATTTTCCATAAGCAGTAGTACCCAAGAACCAAGAAAGGCTTGAAGTAAACAGGTTAAGAAAAGAATACCATAGCCACCGGTTAATACACCAACAGTTATTAAGTACAATAGGTAAGGAATCAATAAGAGAACGAACCCAATTGTATATAGAAAAAAGAGACCGATTTTGGTTAAGAGCACTTTAAGGAAAAAAGCGCGGATGCCGTTGAAAAATATTTTGGCACTTGGTTTCTCACCATTCACGGATCCAATGACAATACTGTTAATACCAAGATCAAGGGCCATAAAAACTAAGCTGAAAATCAAGATCAAAAGTATGGTTATGATTGCAATACTAACAAGATAGGTCCAATTGGCCTGTGATGCAGTAAATGACATAATCGTACCCATAACAAAGAAAATCACAACAAAAATCATTACAAAACCAAGTACAAGCATAATTAGGTTTGCGATTAATGCAGGTAGAAATAAACCCTTGTAACGACGACTAAGTGTTAAAGCTTCTTTCATATCATCCATCAAATTATTAAAGTTGTTCATGATTGCACCCCCTCGTTTTGGATTTCTTGAGTTGGTAGGTCATCATATACGGCCTCTTCTATATGCCAGCCTTCATTATAGAGAACAATGGTTGTCAATCCGAAGAAAATATTAAAAAGCATTTGGATCAATCCGGTTATGATGGTGCCGACAGTAATTAAGGTTGTTATGCCAATAACGAATAGCTTTAGAACATCATAGTTGAAAAAATCATTCAAGAAAGGAAAATCCTGTGATGAAAAATCAGAAGGCATATCTTGAATAATATTATTCGTATTATTGGTGGTTTGGGGGATGTTTGAAGATCCACCACCACCACCACCGCCACCACCACCGCCAGAAGCGATACTGGTCATGGCATTTCTAATAATAACAAATGACATTGTTGGGATGAAATTGGCTTTTGCAAATCGGTAACTGTTCTTAAAAGCTCCACCAAGCGTGGTGCCATCCGACACCAATGAAGCTTTCCAAACCAGTAGAAAAGTACTGACTAGGATAGGGATCAAAGTAAAGCCTACGGTTAGTGTTAGGATACCGGTAATAAAATAGGGTATAAGGGCCAAGAGCCAAAAAAATATTATAAGAATATTACCACCTAAAAACTTGAAAAAGTAGGTACCGGCCCCTGTTGAAAAATCACCAGCAGTCAATTTTCCTTTATAGGCTTTGTAGAACATATGATAAAGACCGGATTCTACATAGGTTGATCCAAAAATCATAACCAGTAAAGTGAGAACGACTAATAATGAAGGTATGCCTCGGAATTCGGACCAAAAAAGACTTGTAAATCGTTCAAAGTCCATTGTTGTAAGATGAATCATCTTGTCACCGATACTAAGTAAAGTGAATGCACTTGCAATAATCAGAATCCCCCGGATAACAAGAAATATAATCTGTGGTTTGTAAAGTTGTTTGTTACTTAAGTTCAATTGAAATGCTATTTTGAAATAATCAAAAAGCTTAAGAATTTTATTAAAACTATTTCCTTTCATTTGGTACTCCCTTCTCATGATATTTATTTATATGGGTTAAAGTGTTGTTTGAATCTTTAACCATTGTTGCATCAACAATAAAAGTAGTATAGCACAAGAATAAGAAAAAATGACAAAAAAACTTACGTTTTAATCCAATTTTAAGAAAGTAGAGAATAAAAAAATGAAGTTTTCCAAAAAGGTCTTAGCCAAGTTATAGCAACAGATAAGAAGCATGAGCAATAGTTAGAAGGGCATATCTTCCTTTACAAAAAAAAATGATTATGCTACAATAAGAGTTGTGTGAACAGACAACTTATATTAATATTAAAGTTGTTGGTTAAAAATCTATATTATGAATACAATACACAAAAAATAGGAGGATTACTATGAAACGGAAAATTTGGAAGAAAATAACCATGGTACTTATGAGTGCTGTGTTGGTTATAAGCTTAGGTGCTTGTGCTAGTGAACCGGAGAAAATCGTAATTGGAGAAGGTGATTGGGATAGCAATGCATTCCATGACCAAGTGGTTAAAGTTATCTTAGAAGAAGGATATGGTGTTGAAACAGAAATCATTATTGCGGATACTGCGGTTATGATTTCAGGGCTAAAAAATAAAACGATTGATTTAGCGCTTGAATTATGGGCGGACAATGTGCCGACGTATCCGGAAGATATAGAAAATGGTGATTATGTAAAACTAGCCACTAACTTTGATGATAATGTCCAAGGTTTATATGTACCTGCTTATTTAGTTGAAGGTGATGATGCTTTACTTCCGGATCTAAAATCTGTGCAAGATCTACCGGAATATGTAGAATACTTTACAGATCCTGAAAATCCTGATATGGGTATCATCTATGGTGGACCAGAAGGTTGGTCAGCAACAGCGTTCCTTCATAATAAAATGGAAGCCTATGGTTTAGATGAACATTATAACTTTAAAACAATTGATTCAGGTGCAACATTAAATGCAACACTTGCATCTGCTTATGCAAAAGGTGAACCATGGTTAGGTTATAACTGGGAACCTACATGGGTCATGGGCTTGTTTGACTTAGTGTTATTAGAGGATACGCCTTACTCTGCTGATGATTTTGCAGCCGGCATCGGATCGTTTCCATCTGTGGACGTACAAGTAGTATCTACACCAGAATTTGTGGATGAGTATCCAGAAATCACTGAATTTTTAAAACAATATACAACATCTTCACAATTAACAAGCGAGGCTCTCGCATACATGCAAGAGAACGATGTGGAAGCTGATGTAGCAGCTAAGTGGTTCTTAGAAGAGAAGCAAGACATATGGGCAGATTGGGTAACAGAAGAAGCCTATGATAAGATTATGACTGCCATTCAATAAATCGCAACATATATGTAAGAGTAAAGAGAGAATCAAAAGGTGGAAACATCTTTTGATTTCTTATTCTGTTTTTCAAGTAAAAAGGAGTTGATTAAACATGTTTAGTTTTCCAGACGCATTACGTTTTCAAATCAGTGAGCCAATTGATAATTTTGTCAATTGGTTGCTGGTAAATTTAGGCGGGTTCTTTGACGCCATCACTCAGTTTATACTAACAATTTTTAACGGTATCGAATTTACACTGAACATCATACCATGGTGGTTAATGGTGATTGCCTTGTTTTATGCTGGCTATAAGTTATATAGTCTCAAGATGGGGATTGCACTTTCTGTCATGCTCTTATCTATTGGATTTTTCGGCTTATGGGATATGATGCTCTATACTTTAGCAATTGTCATTATTTCTGTACTGGTTTCCTTAGTTATGGGATTACCTCTTGGTATATTCATGGCAAAATCAGACAGAACCAAACGGATTGTTATGCCGATACTAGATGCCATGCAAACCATGCCAAGTTTTGTTTACCTATTACCGGCAGTTATGCTTTTTGGTTTTGGTAAGGTACCGGCCGTATTTGCGACAACAACCTATGCATTACCCCCTCTTATCCGACTGACTTACCTTGGTATTTCCAATGTGGATAAAGAAGTCATTGAGGCAGGATTGTCCTTTGGTTCCACACCTAAACAAATGTTGATGAAGATAGAATTACCTCAAGCGCTTTCAACCATTATGACAGGCGTAAATCAAACTACAATGATGGCCATGGCTATGGTTGTTATATCATCCATGATTGGTGCTGAAGGTATTGGTGAGCAAGTTTTAATATCAATTCGTAGACTTGAAGTTGGACAAGGTTTTCAGGCAGGCTTAGGTATTGTTTTTCTGGCGATTATTCTAGAT from Petrocella atlantisensis includes:
- a CDS encoding aldo/keto reductase; the encoded protein is MKSLTDYYTLHNGVTIPCVGFGTWQTPNDEVGITSVKTALDVGYRHIDTAAIYGNEVSVGKAIKDSGIPREEIFLTSKLWNEDHGYEATLRAFEESLKRLDTDYLDLYLIHWPNPPKFRDRWQEVNSETWKAMEELYEAGKIKAIGVSNFRTHHLKAIMDHAKIVPMVNQIRLCPGDLQEETVDFCREHDILLEAYSPLGTGKVFDVPEMQFFEQKYGKSIAQICLRWSLERGYLPLPKSVTPSRIEANADIFDFELEERDVEDIANLTGACGFGGDPDLKTF
- a CDS encoding Fur family transcriptional regulator; this encodes MENLDNKVLFAKKGIKNTKQRNMTYNILMQENLPVTAELIFLKLKEADEKISLSTVYRILEVFISKGLVIKRNLSEDNMAVFEINNMEHKHHLICYCCKKMQVIKGCPLGAYEKILQEQTDYDISGHRLEIYGYCPDCKEKK
- a CDS encoding SanA/YdcF family protein, translating into MRRKRKMLKRPGKMKKAISSLMVMLCVTLVASAGINLYMIKRYDNRILDADTIEQVQSDCILVLGAGVWQGNRPSPMLEDRLNQGIELYVSGVSNRLLMSGDHGRKDYDEVNVMKAYAKDAGIESDHIFMDHAGFSTYESMVRANQVFEVEKVVIVTQKYHLYRALYMANELGMDAYGVASNPRDYYGQSGREFREYLARVKDFFYVIARPKPTYLGEVISIKGRGRLTDD
- a CDS encoding response regulator — protein: MRIIVVDDDFLVTASLKTIIESDPNIRVEGIGNNGIQAIDLFEELQPDILLIDIRMDEMNGIDAAKIILERHPEAKILFLTTFSDDVYIIQALKIGAKGYLLKQNFESIIPSLKTVYAGQRVFGDEIITKIPSLLNDASKDGFADLELSEKEHLIMTHVAEGLSNKEIADLICLGEGTVRNYISIILDKLSLRDRTQLAVFYHKRHQ
- a CDS encoding sensor histidine kinase, which translates into the protein MRNHFDYMDKIVLFICCTVIYQAMKTSELSVIPLLIAVAITSFLMVFEHKPFLRYFLYVFFIVICFFYKDLIFFIPLIIYDLMDEPLRYLYALPLLPLSDFFLNHSLIEAFLIFIVIMLAVFIRLKSKDILGYKARYFHLLDTTKELSLKLEQQNQDLIDKQDHEIHIATLNERNRIAREIHDHVGHQLSSALLQIGALMATCKDPDQLIRLDGLKKTLNLGMNNIRDSIHNLYDHAIDLDAQLTEVIDHFAFCKVVYYNTILEPPNQKQSYAIISIVKEALSNIIKHAQATEVTLLLREHPSMYQLIIHDNGHVADYNPDHGIGLKNMTQRVEILKGHIQIRTQNGFEVFVSLPKI
- a CDS encoding ABC transporter ATP-binding protein, with protein sequence MIVHVENLVKRYGELTAIDHLSMDVRQGEIFGLLGPNGSGKTTAINCILSLLKYDKGIIEIFDKPMTPYAYDIKKDIGIVMQNVAVFEELTVYENIDYFCGLYITDKIQKDAYVKEAIEFVGLVDFVKFYPKKLSGGLLRRLNIACGIAHKPKLIILDEPTVAVDPQSRNKILEGIVALNRQGATIIYTSHYMEEVEQICSRIMILDKGRIIAEGTKEELKNMISLGEKIFVEVFGLSDAHIKDIELLPNITSATYQDHTLYIKSHKGKNNLENILDYIRKNGINFGTIYSEKPTLNDVFLEITGKELRD
- a CDS encoding ABC transporter permease; translation: MFIHIFKYRFKSLIRNKSMIFWTMIFPLLLATFFSLAFSGLNDHERFNTINIGIIDDDNYQNDYAFQALIQSLSQDEEPMFAAFLMKESEAKEKLVSSQIDGYIHVGSPMTLTVHQRGFNQSVIKLFLDQYSQTYSAVINIIEGDVTAVHGLVNSLEEGTEYTKEFQLSKANPDNTLMYFYALIAMSCLYGSFFGLREVIDIQADQSAHAARVNLSPVHKLKAFIYSGASSVLIHTTELMILLAYLHFGLGIDFGHQYGFVLFTTFIGSVVGITMGALIGVVVKGGEGIKTAICIGVSMLGSFLGGMMYGDMKYIIDQNVPIIGRLNPVNVLADAFYALYYYDDYERYSMNILNLIIFILVFSMIAYTIIRREKYASI
- a CDS encoding ABC transporter permease encodes the protein MPVFKLCLKIFKKKLPVMMIYVGLFLGISLLIASATRTEREKGFVQSKTNIAIINYDQTPLVTGLINSLEEIANIVPLEDASSALQDALYFRKVTYILRIPEDFTEKFLKGDEVWIEKTSIPNSVDAVYVDLQVNQYLRIAELYKSQSHIDHATIADYIKKDMEIETKVNFNGGEEVKQDQSYAMYYYNYLAYSLFSILILGISTIMLVFNNQDLRRRNACSPVTAGSSSFQFVLANGVFAVICWAIMVGFCILFDYKNSNTTNTLLFLINSFVFTLCAVSISFLVGNLVKNQEGISALTNVIALGPSFISGVFVPQEFLGENVLKIASFTPTYWYVKANSTIANLNSFDLASLRETMGYTGVVLGFAIAFLSLALVVGKKKQLSQEA